The Clostridia bacterium genome has a segment encoding these proteins:
- a CDS encoding branched-chain amino acid ABC transporter permease — translation MKRNTILTIAAIIVLGISLYIANNALDSYVLRILNLCAIYTVLGLSMNLINGFTGLFSLGHAGFMAVGAYVTALLTMSIPTKQMNFFLAPMISPLDKIVWPFLPSLILAGVLSAIVAYIIGAPVLRLKGDYLAIATLGFAEIIRVIFTNTQRITNGALGLKGIPSSTNLWWTFGTALFTIFIMVSLINSSYGRAFKAIREDEIAAESMGISLYKHKVLSFAIGAFFAGVGGGLLGSLIGAVDPLMFRFFLTFNILLIIVLGGMGSITGTVISAFVITIAQEVLRFLDEPMFPSIPALPGLRMVVFSALLMIVVLFFRHGLMGTREFSWDKLLGVFSKKPLAKGGTK, via the coding sequence ATGAAGAGGAATACTATTTTAACAATAGCCGCCATAATTGTATTGGGTATATCATTATACATAGCTAATAACGCTTTAGACTCATATGTATTGCGAATATTAAACCTTTGCGCAATCTATACAGTACTTGGTCTCAGTATGAACCTTATAAATGGTTTCACAGGATTGTTCTCCTTGGGACACGCGGGCTTTATGGCTGTGGGCGCTTATGTAACAGCACTGCTCACCATGTCCATCCCAACCAAGCAGATGAACTTCTTCTTGGCACCGATGATATCACCACTAGATAAGATTGTATGGCCTTTTCTGCCGTCACTTATACTAGCGGGGGTACTTTCTGCAATTGTAGCCTACATAATAGGTGCACCGGTATTGAGACTCAAGGGAGATTACCTTGCCATAGCCACTCTAGGTTTTGCTGAAATAATAAGAGTAATATTTACAAACACACAGAGGATTACCAATGGGGCATTGGGGCTCAAGGGAATTCCGTCAAGTACAAATCTGTGGTGGACCTTTGGAACAGCCTTGTTCACCATTTTCATAATGGTTTCACTTATAAACAGCAGTTATGGAAGAGCTTTCAAAGCAATAAGAGAGGATGAAATCGCTGCAGAGAGCATGGGAATTAGCTTGTACAAGCATAAAGTGCTTTCCTTTGCCATAGGAGCTTTCTTCGCAGGTGTAGGAGGCGGCTTGCTTGGTAGTCTTATAGGTGCTGTTGACCCTTTGATGTTTAGATTCTTCCTGACCTTCAATATACTTCTTATAATAGTGCTTGGAGGAATGGGCAGCATCACAGGTACAGTCATATCAGCATTCGTGATCACTATAGCACAAGAAGTTCTTAGATTCCTGGATGAGCCTATGTTCCCATCAATACCTGCTCTTCCTGGATTAAGAATGGTTGTATTCTCTGCGCTTCTGATGATAGTCGTACTGTTCTTCAGGCATGGGCTTATGGGCACGCGAGAATTCAGCTGGGATAAGCTTTTAGGAGTTTTTTCAAAGAAGCCTCTTGCAAAAGGAGGTACTAAATAA
- a CDS encoding ABC transporter ATP-binding protein — protein MNLLRTDNITMQFGGLTAVKEFSLELNKGEIVALIGPNGAGKTTAFNMITGVYNPTKGKVLFNEKSIVEGKEAFKEKDITGLRPDQITGLGIARTFQNIRLFKDLSVLDNVLIANHLRINSNVFEAIFKLPRYKREEKQMIERSMNLLEKVGLADNRDEKSSSLPYGQQRRLEIARALATNPQILLLDEPAAGMNPKETDDLTAFIKRIRDEFDLTVFMIEHHMQVVMGISKRIYVLDYGITIAKGSPYEIQNNQRVIEAYLGVDEDA, from the coding sequence ATGAATTTATTGAGAACAGATAATATTACGATGCAATTTGGTGGTTTGACTGCTGTAAAGGAATTCAGCCTTGAGCTTAACAAAGGCGAGATAGTGGCTCTAATCGGACCAAACGGCGCTGGCAAGACGACAGCCTTTAACATGATTACAGGCGTTTATAATCCGACTAAAGGGAAAGTATTATTTAACGAAAAAAGTATTGTTGAAGGAAAAGAAGCATTTAAGGAGAAGGATATTACAGGTCTCAGGCCTGACCAGATAACAGGATTGGGTATTGCTAGAACGTTCCAGAATATAAGACTATTTAAAGATCTAAGTGTTCTTGATAATGTACTAATAGCTAACCATCTTCGTATCAACTCCAATGTTTTCGAGGCAATATTCAAGCTTCCAAGATATAAGAGGGAAGAAAAACAGATGATTGAAAGATCTATGAACCTCCTGGAGAAGGTTGGCCTGGCAGATAACAGGGATGAAAAGTCCAGCTCACTTCCATATGGACAGCAGAGAAGGTTGGAAATAGCAAGAGCTCTTGCCACTAATCCACAAATACTTCTTCTTGATGAGCCGGCAGCAGGAATGAATCCTAAAGAGACTGACGATTTGACGGCGTTTATAAAGCGGATAAGGGATGAATTCGATTTAACAGTATTCATGATTGAGCATCATATGCAGGTTGTAATGGGCATATCAAAGAGGATTTATGTTCTGGACTACGGAATCACAATTGCAAAAGGAAGCCCCTATGAGATCCAGAATAATCAAAGAGTAATAGAAGCTTATCTGGGGGTGGATGAAGATGCTTAA
- a CDS encoding ABC transporter ATP-binding protein, giving the protein MLKIDNLVVAYGGIEALKGISLEVQEGKIISLIGANGAGKSTTLRAIMGLVKPKQGTISYFDKNLLNMKTQEMVKSGIALVPEGRRVFANLSVLENLKIGAFARDDEKGIKEDMEWVYTLFPRLKERTWQLSGTLSGGEQQMLAVGRALMSRPKLMMMDEPSLGLAPLIVKDIFSIIKQVNKQGVTILLIEQNANAALHIADTGYVMETGRIILKGTGAELLANPEVKKAYLGDAAH; this is encoded by the coding sequence ATGCTTAAGATTGACAATTTGGTTGTTGCTTACGGAGGTATTGAGGCTTTAAAGGGGATAAGTCTTGAGGTTCAGGAAGGCAAAATAATATCACTTATAGGCGCAAATGGTGCAGGTAAGAGTACAACACTTCGAGCCATAATGGGGCTAGTCAAACCTAAACAAGGCACAATAAGCTATTTTGACAAGAACCTGCTTAATATGAAAACACAGGAAATGGTAAAAAGCGGAATTGCATTGGTTCCTGAGGGAAGAAGAGTTTTCGCCAACCTATCAGTACTGGAAAACCTTAAAATTGGAGCTTTCGCAAGAGACGATGAAAAGGGAATTAAGGAAGATATGGAGTGGGTATACACTCTGTTTCCAAGACTGAAGGAACGTACCTGGCAGTTGTCCGGTACCCTATCCGGCGGCGAGCAGCAGATGCTTGCGGTTGGAAGGGCGCTGATGTCAAGACCTAAGCTTATGATGATGGATGAGCCGTCCTTAGGACTTGCACCGCTCATAGTAAAAGATATATTCAGCATCATAAAACAAGTAAACAAACAGGGGGTTACAATTCTCCTTATTGAGCAGAATGCGAACGCTGCTCTCCATATTGCCGATACAGGCTATGTTATGGAGACTGGACGCATCATACTTAAGGGAACTGGTGCAGAACTGCTTGCAAATCCTGAAGTCAAGAAAGCATACCTTGGAGATGCAGCACATTAA
- a CDS encoding sigma-54 dependent transcriptional regulator, with amino-acid sequence MKRRILIIDDELSTCTLLSLTLRQDYDVRYATTAPDGLAMIERESFDLVLLDLIIGNDDGVQVLRQIKEYDESIAVIIMTAFGSIKTSVDAMKKGAFTYLSKPLDVEEIRVFIEQALAVRRLNDDVGFLSSELKLSFQYQEMIGKSQRMQQVYGLIEKLKNVDSNVTITGESGTGKELAARAIHFSGKRSGERFVVINCAAIPENLLEEELFGHKRGTFTGATQDKKGKFEIADHGTVFLDEIGDMPLGLQSKLLRVIQQKEFTALGSTDVRKVDVRIIAATNRNLVDMMREGKFRGDLYYRLSVMNIHMPELRERKEDIPLLCNHFIKQFNREQNKAVQRISSEAEKLLLAYDYPGNIRQLANILEYAMILSNAEEIGIENLPLEVQNRWLPTALQYTGASLKDMLTGMSIKEIERIAIEAALDKNRGRRDLTAKELGISVRGLQNKINEYGI; translated from the coding sequence ATGAAACGCAGGATACTGATAATTGATGATGAGTTGAGCACGTGTACATTACTCTCTTTGACATTACGGCAGGATTACGATGTCAGATACGCTACGACAGCACCGGACGGACTTGCCATGATTGAACGTGAAAGCTTTGATTTGGTACTGCTTGATTTGATAATAGGAAATGATGATGGTGTGCAAGTGCTAAGACAAATCAAGGAATATGATGAAAGCATAGCGGTCATCATAATGACTGCATTTGGTAGCATTAAAACTTCAGTTGATGCAATGAAAAAGGGCGCCTTCACATACCTATCCAAACCGTTGGATGTTGAAGAAATACGCGTGTTTATTGAACAAGCGTTGGCTGTGCGCCGTCTGAATGATGATGTGGGTTTTCTCTCCAGCGAACTTAAGCTGAGCTTTCAGTATCAAGAGATGATAGGTAAGAGCCAGCGTATGCAGCAGGTATATGGCCTGATAGAAAAGCTGAAGAACGTAGATAGCAATGTTACCATTACAGGCGAGAGCGGAACCGGAAAAGAGTTGGCAGCTCGTGCTATACATTTTTCTGGCAAGCGCAGTGGAGAACGATTTGTGGTTATCAATTGCGCTGCCATACCCGAGAATCTGCTGGAAGAAGAACTCTTTGGCCATAAGCGTGGTACTTTTACAGGCGCTACACAAGATAAAAAAGGGAAATTTGAGATTGCCGATCATGGCACGGTATTCCTTGATGAGATTGGCGATATGCCGTTGGGACTGCAAAGCAAATTGCTTCGTGTAATACAGCAGAAGGAATTCACTGCGTTGGGCAGCACTGATGTTCGAAAGGTAGATGTTCGAATAATTGCTGCTACTAATCGAAATCTTGTGGATATGATGCGTGAAGGAAAATTTCGAGGGGATTTATATTATCGTTTGAGTGTAATGAATATTCACATGCCCGAGTTACGCGAGCGTAAGGAAGACATACCGTTGCTGTGTAATCATTTTATCAAACAGTTCAACCGTGAGCAAAATAAGGCTGTGCAGCGAATTTCTTCTGAGGCAGAGAAACTATTGCTTGCATACGACTATCCAGGAAACATTCGACAACTTGCTAACATATTAGAATACGCAATGATTCTTTCCAATGCTGAGGAGATAGGTATAGAGAATCTTCCATTGGAAGTGCAAAACAGATGGCTTCCCACAGCACTACAATATACAGGGGCAAGTTTGAAAGATATGCTGACAGGTATGTCGATCAAAGAAATAGAACGCATAGCAATCGAAGCGGCACTTGACAAAAATAGAGGACGTCGTGATTTGACAGCCAAAGAATTAGGCATAAGTGTGCGCGGTTTGCAAAACAAGATTAACGAATATGGAATATAA
- a CDS encoding transporter substrate-binding domain-containing protein: MLRRRLNLILALIFLCTCQFLFMASITHAERETLRVAFNSNVIPYHFVDEDGSYRGMHIDMMNWIADQKDLQIVYVPYETNDECLNALNSSAVDIILGHKTNDRAATGMQYTGELSSSSLCLVVPNELAGTLKNTTNYRTYSAVIEYGSAANSYMAKMGIQRYLAQGNQVSVFETLIGGQADMALAVYDCYKYMLNEAGLKDEYTILRSYISPVSYAMLVRQTDMALFNLLDSSLTEMRASGSYESIYKQWLVEDDSIIDPKFMRKIIIIAIWIACGIAIIILFSFIINSMLKRKVAEKTKELYNANVELDRRMIQIQSDSRIRYGMIEYAPSGMVSFDTDYRITLVNHAALQIGGVRDSCVGSDVRALNVFGDILKNIKYDIFSLKSYGEKVSHPVTMELGDAENKRSYRYNIYRSRDESGINSILLTAEDVTSEEREKQELFDLQKNRSLNRLVAGIAHEIKNPLMAIRTAASLLKTQGNDPEVQEAFVRFVPNEVDRINQLVEGLINYARPVKGEREIVSLAAVIRECQYLTNIAAKYDNICFTVDLDDSVVIHVNRDRIKQSLINIIMNSIESMEKKIKSEPNMSLLMTISVHKDTKFAWACIHDEGVGMSEADIKRCTEPFFTTKTAGTGLGLALVQQFMLENDGILDIQSKFGCHTEIMLKFRRCDEDETQDTDN; encoded by the coding sequence ATGTTGAGAAGACGATTAAATTTGATATTAGCGTTAATATTTTTATGCACATGTCAATTCCTATTCATGGCATCAATAACTCATGCGGAGCGTGAGACCCTTCGTGTTGCATTCAATTCTAACGTAATACCCTATCATTTCGTTGATGAAGACGGCAGTTATCGAGGTATGCATATTGATATGATGAATTGGATCGCCGACCAAAAGGATTTACAGATTGTTTACGTTCCATATGAGACCAACGACGAGTGCCTTAATGCGCTTAATAGCAGTGCAGTAGACATAATTCTTGGTCATAAGACAAATGACAGAGCAGCGACAGGGATGCAATACACGGGTGAGCTGTCTTCTTCCTCATTATGTTTGGTTGTGCCCAATGAGCTTGCCGGGACTTTGAAAAACACAACAAATTATCGAACATACAGTGCTGTAATTGAATATGGTTCTGCCGCAAATTCGTATATGGCGAAAATGGGTATTCAGCGATATCTAGCTCAAGGCAATCAGGTTTCGGTGTTTGAAACACTGATTGGTGGACAAGCTGATATGGCGTTAGCGGTATACGATTGCTATAAATATATGCTTAACGAAGCCGGACTAAAGGATGAGTATACTATATTGCGCAGTTACATTTCCCCTGTCAGCTATGCTATGCTGGTTCGCCAGACTGACATGGCTCTTTTTAATCTGTTGGACTCCAGCCTGACCGAAATGCGTGCAAGTGGCAGCTATGAGAGTATATACAAGCAGTGGCTGGTAGAAGATGACAGCATTATAGATCCGAAGTTCATGCGAAAGATCATTATTATTGCCATTTGGATAGCTTGTGGAATAGCAATAATAATCTTATTTAGCTTTATTATAAACAGTATGCTCAAAAGGAAAGTAGCAGAAAAAACCAAGGAACTGTATAATGCGAATGTAGAGTTGGATAGGCGTATGATACAGATTCAAAGCGATAGTCGCATCCGCTATGGAATGATTGAGTATGCACCAAGTGGAATGGTATCCTTTGATACAGATTATCGTATTACATTGGTAAACCATGCTGCACTACAGATCGGTGGTGTAAGGGATAGTTGTGTGGGCAGCGATGTGCGAGCACTGAACGTTTTTGGTGATATACTAAAGAATATCAAATATGATATTTTTTCTCTCAAAAGCTATGGTGAAAAAGTCAGTCATCCTGTCACCATGGAGTTGGGTGATGCAGAAAACAAGCGAAGCTATCGTTATAACATTTATCGTTCCCGAGATGAAAGTGGTATAAATAGCATATTATTGACTGCTGAGGATGTGACTAGCGAAGAGCGTGAGAAACAGGAGTTGTTTGATCTGCAAAAAAACCGTTCTCTCAATCGCTTGGTAGCTGGTATAGCGCATGAGATAAAAAATCCGCTTATGGCTATTCGTACAGCAGCTTCTTTGCTTAAAACCCAGGGAAATGATCCCGAAGTGCAGGAGGCCTTCGTCAGATTCGTACCTAACGAAGTGGATCGCATTAATCAATTGGTAGAAGGGTTGATTAACTATGCGCGGCCTGTAAAAGGCGAAAGGGAGATAGTCAGTCTTGCTGCTGTCATAAGGGAATGCCAATATTTAACCAATATTGCAGCAAAATATGACAACATATGTTTTACGGTTGATTTGGACGATTCGGTAGTGATCCACGTCAACCGCGACAGGATAAAGCAATCCTTGATAAATATCATTATGAATAGTATTGAATCAATGGAGAAAAAAATTAAAAGTGAACCAAACATGTCATTATTGATGACCATTAGTGTGCATAAGGATACAAAATTTGCTTGGGCATGTATACATGATGAGGGTGTGGGGATGAGCGAAGCCGATATAAAACGATGTACGGAGCCATTTTTTACTACAAAAACTGCAGGTACTGGACTGGGCCTTGCACTGGTACAGCAGTTTATGTTAGAAAATGATGGAATACTGGACATACAAAGTAAATTTGGTTGCCATACCGAGATAATGTTGAAATTCCGGAGGTGCGATGAGGATGAAACGCAGGATACTGATAATTGA
- a CDS encoding BREX system ATP-binding domain-containing protein, with protein MDLTTQKARQIINALKNGVVPDEDLEFLCVGREREILEFARCFEITADGSGTVKFLNGEYGSGKSFLINVIKQNAVKNNFIVSKIQVDRGFRFNNLEHLYYHVMHNLTLNVTGKSVTSFESIFDLWISKLQDEPDRSKAALEINTVISALNKYNMSFARAFLAYIKARVDKDRPLSDAVASWLMGERNIPANLKAKFDVIGSVDRLNSIDFLKTFVELIKLLGYSGLIILIDELELIMSERVDIRRVSYENLRSMVDICCSGELGSCMFVFAATNDFFENPEKGVKTYEALSQRLGDAIDKSNSALYDVRQPIIRLQKLSVEEFQELTDRVIEIYKQLYNFEPKTSNESIRSWTFISCKKFGAKISELSIREYLTKLIEVLDIMEQHPENKVFTSELKAVRKGDTEVYINNSQKG; from the coding sequence ATGGATCTCACTACACAAAAGGCAAGGCAAATAATCAATGCACTAAAAAATGGCGTTGTCCCCGATGAAGACCTTGAATTCCTATGTGTAGGCAGGGAAAGGGAAATCCTGGAGTTTGCAAGGTGCTTTGAAATTACTGCGGATGGCAGTGGTACTGTAAAATTCCTGAATGGAGAATATGGCTCAGGAAAGTCTTTTCTTATAAATGTGATAAAGCAAAATGCAGTTAAGAATAACTTTATCGTATCAAAAATACAAGTGGATAGGGGTTTCAGGTTCAATAACCTTGAGCATCTGTATTACCATGTTATGCATAACCTTACTCTTAATGTTACCGGAAAGTCCGTGACAAGCTTTGAAAGTATTTTTGACCTTTGGATTTCGAAGCTTCAGGACGAACCGGACAGAAGCAAGGCGGCACTTGAAATTAACACAGTTATATCCGCTCTGAACAAATACAACATGTCTTTTGCGAGAGCTTTTCTTGCATACATAAAAGCCCGGGTAGATAAGGACAGGCCTCTTTCAGATGCAGTCGCTTCCTGGCTCATGGGTGAACGGAATATACCTGCGAACCTGAAAGCAAAATTTGATGTGATTGGCAGTGTTGACAGGCTTAATTCCATAGATTTTCTAAAGACCTTCGTTGAACTCATTAAGCTATTAGGTTACAGCGGTCTTATAATACTTATAGATGAGCTTGAACTGATAATGAGCGAGAGAGTGGATATCCGAAGGGTTTCCTATGAGAATCTGAGAAGCATGGTTGACATATGCTGCTCAGGAGAATTAGGCAGCTGCATGTTTGTTTTTGCTGCAACCAATGATTTCTTTGAAAACCCAGAAAAGGGCGTTAAGACTTATGAAGCTCTGTCTCAAAGGCTTGGAGATGCCATAGACAAGTCCAACTCTGCCTTGTATGATGTCAGGCAGCCCATAATAAGGCTTCAGAAGCTAAGTGTTGAAGAGTTTCAGGAGCTTACAGACAGAGTAATTGAAATATATAAGCAGTTGTACAATTTCGAGCCCAAGACCAGCAATGAATCAATTAGAAGCTGGACCTTCATATCCTGCAAGAAGTTCGGAGCAAAAATATCAGAGCTGAGTATCAGAGAATACCTGACCAAGCTCATTGAGGTGCTTGACATTATGGAGCAGCACCCTGAGAACAAGGTGTTCACCTCAGAGCTAAAAGCAGTGAGAAAAGGCGACACTGAAGTGTATATAAATAATAGTCAAAAAGGATAA
- a CDS encoding ABC transporter substrate-binding protein, producing MKNKRILALILCVCMIITSMTGCSGSATTEEKTGAGVSGEAATVVENENTVYKKTITIAPALDFTSMDVQNESGGTAKSVYMLVFNTLVEYDTMNAKYIPGLAESWEQISDTVWEFKLRQGVKFHNGIEFTAEDVKFTIERGLEQTASKSKFSSIKEVAVIDDHKVQLKLSAADNDLVYKLCEPNTVMLCADAFETLDENEAIKVGTGPYMYNEWVQGDYLSLVRFKDYWEGARKTEEILVRYIPEAASRLIALQTGEIDLCIDPPAVDLHYVAEDKKLVLWQIPSTNIRHIFMNLKVEPFNNKLVRQAVAHAINREDLVALVYEGNATPAYNIMHPSSEFTVDVDYYEYDIEKAKALLAEAGYPDGFKTTIYSSSGTVQKAVDSVIQAQLGEIGIEVEIQALETATFNAGVAPGGTYPIAVDGWGGHTVGPDNALRNPFHSDGSINRSNIKDKKIDELLETAISTSNYEERTKMYAELQTYIMNNANWIPLAVEQINVGMKSTMQGFEQPHGLFHHWRNLYIVEK from the coding sequence ATGAAGAACAAGAGAATTCTAGCACTCATCCTATGCGTTTGCATGATTATTACCAGCATGACAGGTTGTTCCGGTTCGGCTACTACTGAAGAAAAGACAGGCGCCGGTGTATCAGGTGAGGCAGCAACTGTGGTTGAGAACGAAAATACTGTTTATAAGAAGACAATTACTATTGCCCCTGCACTTGACTTCACCAGCATGGATGTTCAGAATGAGTCCGGCGGCACTGCCAAAAGCGTTTATATGCTCGTGTTCAATACTCTTGTCGAGTATGATACGATGAACGCTAAATATATTCCGGGACTTGCAGAATCTTGGGAACAAATTTCCGACACTGTTTGGGAATTTAAGCTTCGTCAAGGAGTCAAGTTTCATAATGGCATCGAGTTTACTGCCGAGGATGTAAAATTTACTATTGAGCGTGGATTGGAACAGACGGCTTCCAAGTCAAAGTTTTCCTCAATAAAAGAGGTCGCTGTTATTGATGACCACAAAGTTCAGCTCAAGCTTTCCGCTGCAGATAATGACTTGGTTTACAAACTCTGTGAACCGAATACGGTTATGCTTTGTGCGGATGCATTTGAGACTCTTGACGAAAATGAAGCAATCAAGGTCGGTACCGGTCCATACATGTATAATGAGTGGGTTCAGGGAGATTACCTTTCCTTGGTTAGATTCAAAGATTACTGGGAAGGTGCTAGAAAGACTGAGGAGATTCTCGTCAGATATATTCCTGAGGCAGCTTCACGTCTGATTGCATTGCAGACAGGAGAAATCGACCTGTGTATTGATCCTCCTGCAGTTGACCTGCATTATGTTGCGGAGGATAAGAAACTTGTCCTGTGGCAGATTCCCAGCACCAATATTCGTCATATATTCATGAACCTCAAAGTTGAGCCGTTTAACAACAAACTTGTCCGCCAGGCTGTTGCACATGCGATCAACAGAGAAGACCTGGTAGCATTGGTTTATGAGGGTAATGCAACCCCCGCTTACAATATCATGCATCCCTCAAGTGAATTCACTGTAGATGTGGATTACTATGAGTATGATATTGAGAAAGCCAAGGCGTTACTGGCTGAGGCCGGTTATCCTGATGGTTTCAAAACAACCATTTATTCCTCTTCTGGTACTGTCCAGAAGGCTGTTGATAGTGTAATTCAGGCACAGCTTGGTGAGATCGGTATAGAAGTTGAGATTCAAGCACTTGAAACAGCGACCTTTAATGCAGGAGTAGCTCCTGGAGGAACCTATCCCATAGCAGTTGATGGTTGGGGAGGCCATACAGTCGGCCCGGATAATGCACTGCGTAATCCCTTCCATTCTGATGGCAGCATCAACAGAAGTAACATAAAGGATAAAAAAATTGATGAACTGCTAGAGACTGCAATTTCCACTAGCAATTATGAAGAACGCACAAAAATGTATGCAGAACTGCAAACATACATTATGAATAATGCCAACTGGATCCCCCTTGCAGTTGAGCAGATAAATGTTGGCATGAAGTCTACTATGCAGGGGTTTGAACAACCTCATGGACTGTTCCATCATTGGCGTAATCTCTATATAGTAGAAAAGTAA